The Naumovozyma dairenensis CBS 421 chromosome 1, complete genome genome includes a region encoding these proteins:
- the LSM2 gene encoding Sm-like protein LSM2 (similar to Saccharomyces cerevisiae LSM2 (YBL026W); ancestral locus Anc_8.174) — MLFFSFFKTLVDQEVVVQLKNDIELKGTLQSVDQFLNLKLDNISCTDTKKYPHLGSVRNIFIRGSTVRYVYLNKNIVDTNLLQDATRREAMSERK, encoded by the exons ATGCTATTTTTCtcctttttcaaaacattaGTGGACCAAGAAGTGGTCGTCCAA ttaaaaaatgatataGAATTGAAAGGTACTCTACAATCTGTTGATCAATTcctaaatttaaaattagatAACATTTCATGCACAGACACAAAGAAATATCCTCATTTAGGTTCAGTAAggaatattttcattagaGGTTCCACAGTAAGATATGTTTAtctaaataaaaatattgtcGATACCAATTTATTACAAGATGCTACTAGAAGAGAAGCCATGAGTGagagaaaatga
- the NDAI0A03770 gene encoding uncharacterized protein (similar to Saccharomyces cerevisiae YER137C; ancestral locus Anc_8.173): protein MSTTRNTEHDIEKISQVMDKLAKLILAKQNDGTQLRLEYEYKLKELNTLISLLLNLSKNINDNPLGNQGEFQLNETELDKILRNGIEVIEKDDHKKYALIPIIENNKNLGDYTNKEIEVGSIEKQSSPASSSSGPLLGKEISSNQTSSNKTDKKKKKKKNKIACSFCHEIGHTRAKCQKRLLTPLT, encoded by the coding sequence ATGAGTACGACAAGGAATACAGAacatgatattgaaaaaatttcacAAGTGATGGATAAATTAGCTAAATTAATCTTAGCAAAACAAAATGATGGTACACAATTACGACTggaatatgaatataaattaaaagaattgaatacTTTGATTAGTCTTCTTCTAAATCTAtcgaaaaatattaatgataatccCCTGGGAAATCAAGGAGAGTTTCAACTTAATGAGACTGAATTggataaaatattaaggAATGGTATTGAGGTTATTGAAAAGGATGACCATAAGAAATACGCATTAATCCCAATTATtgagaataataaaaatctTGGTGATTATACcaacaaagaaattgaagttGGAAGCATAGAGAAGCAGAGCTCACCTGCAAGTTCATCGTCGGGACCCCTACTGGGCAAAGAAATCAGTAGCAATCAAACTTCCTCCAACAAGACtgacaaaaagaaaaaaaagaagaagaataaaataGCTTGCTCATTTTGTCATGAAATAGGCCATACAAGAGCAAAATGTCAAAAACGTTTATTAACACCACTTACATAG